ATGCTGCTCCCTTTGCTGCTTCTCAACCATCACCACTTGCGCCCCCTCCTCCACCCCCACCTCCTCCACCACCACCTccaccccctcctcctcctccgctaCCAACCCAGTCAAAAAGCCCAAATGCGTCAGCACCAATTTTGTTTGCCAAGTACAGTACTATCACAAGGTTGCAGAATGCCTCTCAGTACCCTGGCCCTCATTTTAAATCACCTAGCTCAAACCAGAATGTTCCCCAGACCACAAAACCCCAAATGGTAGTCACTCCCAATGGTGCTATTCCTCCACCACCACCTCCTCCTCCCCCACCTCCTCCACCACCACCTGGCTCAGCAATGGCTATGCTAAAGCCTTCCCCTTGTACACCATCTGTACCTCAATTCACACCTCCACCACCACCTCCCAAAATCCAACAAGTCCATCAGATCAACACTGTCCAAGCCACTCAGCCACCACCTCCTCCTCCACTTCCACCACCTCCaccccctcctcctccacctccacCCCCACCACAATTCCAAGCACCTATAAAAAGCAGTGCACCAATCAATAAAACTGTGGCGCCCATTGCTACATTATCCTCATCTGCTTCAGTAGGTCCTCCTACTGCCCCCAAAAAGCAGATCCATTTCACACCCTCACTTATTCAGCAACAGACACCAGCATCATCTGTTCCTTCTGGTCCCACACCACCTCCAACATTACCTAAAcaacaaagcttttctaaacCTCCTGCTTCTCCTCAGTCACCCATGCCATCTGTTAAACAAATTGTCAGTCAGTTTCCACCTCCTCCACCTTTAGATCAACCTCCCAAGCAGTCCATTTCTAATTCTGCCCCTCAGTCACCACCAGCTGTAAAAGCAAAACCAAAATGGCAGCTATTTTCTGTCCCTTCACCAGAATTTCCTCCTCCACCACCTGAAAGCAGTTTAGCCCTCCTTCCACCTCCGCCACCACCACCTCCTGCCCCTGCAACATCCCCTGTTCCACCGCTTTCTCCTACACCAGACAAAATGGGATCCCCTTCTAAAAAGCCAAGCAAGACATCAAGCCCTGGTGGAAAGAAACCTCCACCTACTCCACAGCGTAACTCAAGCATTAAATCCAATAGCTCAGCTGAATACCAAGAATCTAAAAAGTCTTCAGTGGACAGTCTAGTCAGCAAATTTACAGAATCTCCTGGTTCTCCATCTAAGGAGTTGACACCACCAAATTGCGCTCCACTAAAACCAGCTAAACTCAACCTTTCAGGGGTTAACCTGCCTATGGTTTTCCAGCAGGTAAATGTTTCTAGTCAAGCATCCTGCATGAAACAATCAACAAAAGAACCAGCAACGGAGTTTCCATCCCCACCTTCAGATTCTGAATCTGATTTCCCACCTCCACCAGCGGATCTTGAGCTTCTTCCCCCGCCACCTCCTGCAGATGGTCCACCTGTTGTTTTTTCTGGTAATACCTCACCAAAAGTAGCTGTGGTAAACCCACAGCCACAGACCTGGTCCAAATCATCTGTAAAAAAGGCCCCTCCTCCAACAATGCCAAAAAGGAATGACAGTGTACGTTTAATGCAGGTGGAAATGACTGATCCTATTTCACCTGTCAGCTCTCAAGTACCAACGTCACCCAAACCTAGTCTTAGTGTTCAGCCAGGATTCCTTGCTGACCTTAACAAGACTCTGCAGAGAAAGTCTATTACTAGACACAGCTCATTGTCCTCTGCCCGTTTGTCTAGACCAGAGCCCACAACCACCATGGATGATATGGCACTGCCACCCCCTCCTCCAGAACTGCTAGGGGAGCATCAAAAAGCTAACTGCTATGGAGGTAGCCATTTATCGGGCTATGCGACTTTACGTAGGGGGCCACCACCTGCTCCACCTAAAAGGGACCAGAATACCAAGCTCTCTCGAGATTGGTAACACGTAATGAACTTTCTTCAGCTGAGTAAACACTTGGCAGTATAGAGTACTATGAATTTAGGAATTCCTTGTATGGGATTGCCCGCTCCAACAAAATAATCTCCAGACAAATGTTATCATCAGGCACCCGGTCTCATCTTATGTTGGATAACAATTCCCAATGGAGAAACATAGCCTGCCCCGATATATACTGGACCAAAACATGTTTCGAACTTGGCATTCAAAGAGACGTTTTGTAGTGTATGTTGATGTGCAGTGTGTCTCTGCATGTAATTCTACAGTAGGCATATAATTCTgtaattaaaattataatatagCACTTGTACAATAAATGATAACCAGAATGTTCTATTTCACTATGTCTATTTCCAGTACAAATTATAACTAAGCTATGTAGATGGTGCTGTGGCATAACAAGATCATTTCTGTATGAGGAGACTTTCCATTGCGACATACACTACTTTGGAGTTGGCTTTTAACACAACTGTAACCCTTTGCGGGCTGAAGGGGCAAAACATCCTCACTGGCCTTCTTAGTTCTAAACTGTTTATAGTTAAATCAGTGttgtgttgtttttctttaaCCCCCACAAGACCATGAAATGCCAGATTTGTGGCTGTCCCGCCAGCATAAGTTTTGCTTATCCGTATCATCTGTAAGCAAACATTTGCCTGGGAAATCTGCAGCTGCCCTTCCAAACAGCCTGATGGACAGGATTTGGAAACTTCTTTCAGTCCCGGTGAATGTTCTACAGAACCAGAGTAATATAAATAGGTCAGCGGACCCAATGTCATAACAGAGGAGATGCATAgattaatttataaatacatttggtCACATTGGACTGATTACAATATGTAGAATTTAATGTGATTGAAAATGAAACCTTATTCACAATAGTGGTGCTACAAAACATCTTTGTTTTTCTTCCACTTGAAATCAattgcattaaagggattctgtcatgatttttatggtttaatttttattcctaaattacgctgtttacaAATACCATAttaaatttcattcctaaaccaacaagtgtatttttggagttgtaatattggtgtgtaggtgcatctcaggtcattttgcctggtcagaaagagccagtgctgcactatagaactgctttcagacaggctgttgtttctactgcACAATGAAACTGAATggggtcgcagtgggacatgggtttttactattgagtgctcttcttatatctaccagggagcttttgtcttgtgtcagggagctgctatctggttaccttcccattattctgctgatgggctgctgggagcagagctgggccaaggctggcaggcgccctaggcaagttgGCCGGCTGTGGTGCAGAAGGGGGGCACGCATGCGCGAATAGACTATTGCGTGCACAGATACTGGTGCGCATGCGGGAATTGTCAGAAGCGAGCAGGCGTGGACAGTCCAAacaggagagaggggaccggactatgGGGTAGGAGCCAGAGAAGGTCTGTGCCTGGttcccccccagctttgcgccctaggcacgtgcctactctgccttcccctagttccagccatggCTGggatgggaaagggaggggggtgatatcactccaacttgcagtgcagcagtaaagagttactgaagtttttcagagcacaagtcacatgactgtgggcacctgggaagctgacaatatgtctagccccatttcagatttcaaaattagatatataaaaaatcaatttgctcttttgaaaaacagatttcggtgcagaattctgctggagcagcattattaaaagAGGCATTTTGGGGGGGGTGggggaaacatgttttcccatgacagtatccctttaaaataaataaaagactgggGAGGTAATGTAGCCATTGACTACTACTGTGCATTGCCAACCAGCcatcttttttggaaaatgtaaatttgtactctttcttttcctttcattGGCTCAAGTTTTTCTGTATAAATGGATAAATGTTCTGGATTACTTTGTCTTGTTCCTACGACTAAAGCTGTTTATTTGGGGATACATTTTCCAAACGAAATCTGGATGTTGTCTATGTTCATTTACTACCAACATATGTATCTTTAAGAGAGCAGACCCATAATCCTAGTACACAGTGTACTGTACATATTGCCACAC
The Xenopus laevis strain J_2021 chromosome 9_10S, Xenopus_laevis_v10.1, whole genome shotgun sequence DNA segment above includes these coding regions:
- the LOC108703048 gene encoding ras-associated and pleckstrin homology domains-containing protein 1 isoform X2; the protein is MEQLSDEEHDHGAEEDSDKEDQDLDKMFGAWLGELDKLTQSLDTEKTEEPVKRSPLRQETNLANFSYRFSMYNINEALNQGEPVDLDALMADLCSIEQELSSIGTHSSKNTLMFQERKPQKPPGSRMTPKQSSLKGLPSSSGRMPKPSHANFSLDDITAQLEQASLSMDEAARQTVVEDVKPVITTHHRRTASAGTVSDSDLRSVSNSSRSSITSAASSMDSLDIDKMTRPQDLELLQPGQPISEEEQAAKIKAEKIRIALEKIKEAQVKKLVIRVHMSDDSSKTMMVDERQTVRQVLDNLMDKSHCGYSLDWSLVETISELQMERIFEDHENLVENLLNWTRDSQNKLMFVERIEKYALFKNPQNYLLGRKETSEMADRNKEVLLEECFCGSSVTVPEIEGVLWLKDDGKKSWKKRYFLLRASGIYYVPKGKAKASRDLVCFLQLDHVNVYYGQDYRSKYKAPTDYCLVLKHPQIQKKSQYIKYLCCDDVRTLHQWVNGLRIAKYGKQLYTNYQEALKRTEAAYDWTSMSTSSMKSGPSSSSLPESQSNHSNQSDSSDTQAMSHARSQSIVSSIFSEAWKRGTQLEESSKARMETLSRPSTSLSQHSHVQIRAVSPHAAPFAASQPSPLAPPPPPPPPPPPPPPPPPPPLPTQSKSPNASAPILFAKYSTITRLQNASQYPGPHFKSPSSNQNVPQTTKPQMVVTPNGAIPPPPPPPPPPPPPPPGSAMAMLKPSPCTPSVPQFTPPPPPPKIQQVHQINTVQATQPPPPPPLPPPPPPPPPPPPPPQFQAPIKSSAPINKTVAPIATLSSSASVGPPTAPKKQIHFTPSLIQQQTPASSVPSGPTPPPTLPKQQSFSKPPASPQSPMPSVKQIVSQFPPPPPLDQPPKQSISNSAPQSPPAVKAKPKWQLFSVPSPEFPPPPPESSLALLPPPPPPPPAPATSPVPPLSPTPDKMGSPSKKPSKTSSPGGKKPPPTPQRNSSIKSNSSAEYQESKKSSVDSLVSKFTESPGSPSKELTPPNCAPLKPAKLNLSGVNLPMVFQQVNVSSQASCMKQSTKEPATEFPSPPSDSESDFPPPPADLELLPPPPPADGPPVVFSGNTSPKVAVVNPQPQTWSKSSVKKAPPPTMPKRNDSVRLMQVEMTDPISPVSSQVPTSPKPSLSVQPGFLADLNKTLQRKSITRHSSLSSARLSRPEPTTTMDDMALPPPPPELLGEHQKANCYGGSHLSGYATLRRGPPPAPPKRDQNTKLSRDW